The DNA segment CGCTCTTGCTGTTCTTGCTTGCGAATCTGCTCAGCCATTTCTAATCTAGCCCCAAAATCATTTGGGGATCTCCACGATTGAAACAGTTCATCATTCCTAAGCACTTGCGCCTTTAGCTCTTCAGAATAGCGCTTGCTGCGCTCCCCCGCCTCGACAAAGCGGGTTTCGATCTCCTGTTCTATCCTGTCGTTATATGCCTTAAGAGGATCCTTTGGACCAGGTCTAAAATCAGTTGCACCACCATCAATCGACTTAACACCCGGCTCCGCAACATTGGGAGCATCCAGCTCTTTGCCCTGTGAGGGACCAACCCCACGCATTCTCAGGTTGCGGTCATATTCAGCTAATTCCTTAGCGCCATCAAAAATAGGGTTATGCGAGGCAGGCTTGCTATCGTAAATTGGGTATTCCATAAAGAAAATCTCCTCGGGAGTGCCAATCTACCGCTCACATCGTGAAAATCGCGTGAGTGTTAGCAGCTTACTTACCGTCTTTAGCGAGGAGTTTATCGATTGCACTCTCTAACGAGACGGCCGCGGGGCTGCCTGACTCCAGTCGACCCAAATCATGACCCCAGACAATAGTGCCATTTTTGTCAATCAAAAACGATGCTGAGGAGTATGCCCGTTGGGTCCCATGAATCCAGAACTTGCCGATAGTGTTCCATGAATTATCCATAGCCACCGGAAATTTATAGCCAAGCTCTAAGGCCGCTTTTGCCACAGCCTCAGCCTTATCACCGCCCACAGTCTTTGAGTGATGGATGCCGATAACGACCAGACCATCTTTAGCGTATTGGTCTTGCAACTCGCACATCATTGGCGCACTCACATCGCACATCTTGCAATTGCGGTACCAAAATCTGACAAACACAGGATGTCCGCGCAACTGCGCCATAGTCATCGCCGGGCAATTGACCCATTGCAAGTCTCGGGCAAACTCTGGCGCTGGAGTGCCAATTAAGGCACGTATTTCTCTGGATGGCTCCCAGACTCCACCGCTTGCAGGCAAGTGCAACTCAGCGTCGGCAGAATTGCCGCAGTCAGTGTAAATCTTGGCCCCGATCTGATGCTGCAAATCCAGGTGCTGATTAGTGCCCGGAGTGTAAGTGACGCCTCCGTCTGCCAGTGCAGGCAAAACCGCACACCAGGTGGCAATCGCTATCAAC comes from the Candidatus Obscuribacter sp. genome and includes:
- a CDS encoding redoxin domain-containing protein, whose amino-acid sequence is MTVSRQFKSALIAIATWCAVLPALADGGVTYTPGTNQHLDLQHQIGAKIYTDCGNSADAELHLPASGGVWEPSREIRALIGTPAPEFARDLQWVNCPAMTMAQLRGHPVFVRFWYRNCKMCDVSAPMMCELQDQYAKDGLVVIGIHHSKTVGGDKAEAVAKAALELGYKFPVAMDNSWNTIGKFWIHGTQRAYSSASFLIDKNGTIVWGHDLGRLESGSPAAVSLESAIDKLLAKDGK